A portion of the Nitratidesulfovibrio termitidis HI1 genome contains these proteins:
- a CDS encoding NADH-quinone oxidoreductase subunit C, whose product MTPETASVTPDVLLAPLDPAYLAEENPARTGLRWSAFLSADALPRAASLLLEAGWHLEDICGLDVREGLAAVYHFDRMTAPGRLAIRVLVDHASPVLPSIADIHQGAEWHERETADFYGIAFTGNPNPAPLLLPEGMQGHPLLKDAAARAPLAALLATPNREATVLRKAEGFGLLEPAEDAKPAKPARAKAAATEEGADNA is encoded by the coding sequence ATGACGCCCGAAACCGCTTCCGTCACCCCCGACGTGCTGCTGGCCCCGCTGGACCCCGCCTACCTGGCCGAGGAAAACCCGGCCCGCACCGGCCTGCGCTGGTCCGCCTTCCTGTCCGCCGACGCCCTGCCCCGCGCGGCCAGCCTGCTGCTGGAAGCAGGCTGGCACCTGGAGGACATCTGCGGCCTTGACGTGCGCGAAGGGCTGGCGGCGGTGTACCACTTCGACCGCATGACCGCCCCGGGCCGCCTGGCCATCCGGGTGCTGGTGGACCACGCCTCCCCGGTGCTGCCCTCCATCGCCGACATCCATCAGGGCGCGGAATGGCACGAGCGGGAAACCGCCGACTTCTACGGCATCGCCTTCACCGGCAACCCCAACCCCGCGCCGCTGCTGCTGCCCGAAGGCATGCAGGGCCACCCCCTGCTGAAGGACGCCGCCGCCCGCGCGCCGCTGGCCGCCCTGCTGGCCACGCCGAACCGTGAAGCCACCGTGCTGCGCAAGGCCGAAGGCTTCGGCCTGCTGGAACCGGCGGAAGATGCCAAGCCCGCCAAACCGGCCAGGGCAAAGGCCGCCGCAACCGAGGAGGGCGCCGACAATGCATAG
- a CDS encoding glutamine synthetase III, with product MSGIQARLNAISAITNYKPSAAPMNFAETKPTELFGCNVFNDKVMKDRLPKAVYKSLKKTVELGEKLDPSIADVVANAMKDWAIEKGATHFTHVFYPLTGLTAEKHDAFLVPDGKGGALAEFSGKLLIQGEPDASSFPSGGLRATFEARGYTAWDVTSPAYILENPNGTFLCIPTAFVSWTGEALDKKTPLLRANQALNKQAQRVLKLFGTESKLPVGSFAGPEQEYFLIDRNFAFARPDLHICGRSLFGAKPAKGQEFEDQYFGVIPRRVLSFMMEVERELFKLGVPVKTRHNEVAPSQYEIAPIFETSNLATDHNQLIMTVMRSVAKRYGMVCLLHEKPFAGINGSGKHLNYSIGNADLGSLFDPGDSPHENAQFLVFCAAAIRAVHKYGALLRATVASASNDHRLGANEAPPAIMSVYLGEQLADVFEQLKTGKVNGCKKACVMNIGVDVLPPLPMDPGDRNRTSPFAFTGNRFEFRAVGSSMSIAGPQVALNAMMAESLDYVATELEKATKGDPAKLNDAVQKLLQKIMKDHDKVIFNGDGYSEEWHKEAAKRGLPNLKTTPDALPVLTSPEVVKLFTTYGVFSEAELKSREEIYFEQYCKTIATEANLVIRMARTIIFPAAMRYQGELAATCANLKAAGHDYKVVALEDVTAKLRSMQAAVGELEKKLEHEAGNTHAEARHMCDVILPAMLKVREYADALEAVVADDLWALPSYQEMLFIK from the coding sequence ATGAGCGGAATCCAGGCCCGTCTGAACGCGATCTCGGCCATCACCAACTACAAGCCGAGCGCGGCCCCCATGAACTTCGCCGAAACCAAGCCCACCGAGCTGTTCGGCTGCAACGTCTTCAACGACAAGGTCATGAAGGACCGCCTGCCCAAGGCCGTCTACAAGTCGCTGAAGAAGACCGTGGAACTTGGCGAAAAGCTCGACCCCTCCATCGCCGACGTGGTCGCCAACGCCATGAAGGACTGGGCCATCGAAAAGGGCGCCACCCACTTCACCCACGTCTTCTACCCGCTCACCGGCCTGACCGCTGAAAAGCACGACGCCTTCCTGGTGCCCGACGGCAAGGGCGGCGCGCTGGCCGAATTCAGCGGCAAGCTGCTGATCCAGGGCGAACCCGACGCCTCCAGCTTCCCCTCCGGCGGCTTGCGCGCCACCTTCGAAGCGCGCGGCTACACCGCGTGGGACGTGACCAGCCCCGCCTACATCCTTGAAAATCCCAATGGCACCTTCCTGTGCATCCCCACTGCGTTCGTTTCGTGGACCGGCGAGGCCCTGGACAAGAAGACCCCGCTGCTGCGCGCCAACCAGGCCCTGAACAAGCAGGCCCAGCGCGTGCTGAAGCTGTTCGGCACCGAAAGCAAGCTGCCCGTGGGCTCGTTCGCCGGTCCTGAACAGGAATACTTCCTCATCGACCGCAACTTCGCCTTCGCCCGGCCCGACCTGCACATCTGCGGTCGCAGCCTGTTCGGCGCCAAGCCCGCCAAGGGCCAGGAATTCGAAGACCAGTACTTCGGCGTCATTCCCCGCCGCGTGCTGTCCTTCATGATGGAAGTGGAGCGCGAGCTGTTCAAGCTCGGCGTGCCGGTGAAGACCCGCCACAACGAAGTGGCCCCCAGCCAGTACGAAATCGCCCCCATCTTCGAAACCAGCAACCTGGCCACCGACCACAACCAGCTGATCATGACCGTGATGCGCAGCGTGGCCAAGCGCTACGGCATGGTCTGCCTGCTGCACGAAAAGCCCTTCGCGGGCATCAACGGTTCGGGCAAGCACCTCAACTACTCCATCGGCAACGCCGACCTCGGCAGCCTGTTCGATCCCGGCGACAGCCCGCATGAAAACGCCCAGTTCCTGGTGTTCTGCGCCGCCGCCATCCGCGCCGTCCACAAGTACGGCGCCCTGCTGCGCGCCACCGTGGCTTCCGCGTCCAACGACCACCGTCTGGGCGCCAACGAAGCCCCGCCGGCCATCATGTCCGTGTACCTCGGCGAACAGCTGGCCGACGTGTTCGAACAGCTGAAGACCGGCAAGGTCAACGGCTGCAAGAAGGCCTGCGTCATGAACATCGGCGTCGACGTGCTGCCGCCGCTGCCCATGGATCCGGGCGATCGCAACCGTACCAGCCCCTTCGCCTTCACCGGCAACCGCTTCGAATTCCGCGCCGTGGGCTCGTCCATGTCCATCGCCGGTCCCCAGGTTGCCCTGAACGCCATGATGGCCGAATCGCTGGACTACGTGGCCACCGAACTGGAAAAGGCCACCAAGGGCGATCCCGCGAAGCTCAACGACGCCGTGCAGAAGCTGCTGCAGAAGATCATGAAGGACCACGACAAGGTCATCTTCAACGGCGACGGCTACTCCGAGGAATGGCACAAGGAAGCGGCCAAGCGCGGCCTGCCCAACCTGAAGACCACCCCCGACGCCCTGCCCGTGCTGACCAGCCCCGAAGTGGTGAAGCTGTTCACCACCTACGGCGTGTTCAGCGAAGCGGAACTGAAGTCGCGCGAAGAGATCTACTTCGAGCAGTACTGCAAGACCATCGCTACCGAAGCCAACCTGGTCATCCGCATGGCCCGCACCATCATCTTCCCCGCCGCCATGCGCTACCAGGGCGAACTGGCCGCCACCTGCGCCAACCTGAAGGCCGCTGGCCACGACTACAAGGTGGTTGCCCTTGAAGACGTGACCGCCAAGCTGCGCTCCATGCAGGCCGCCGTGGGCGAACTGGAAAAGAAGCTGGAACACGAGGCTGGCAACACCCACGCCGAAGCCAGGCACATGTGCGACGTGATCCTGCCCGCCATGCTGAAGGTGCGCGAATACGCCGACGCGCTGGAAGCCGTGGTGGCCGACGACCTGTGGGCCCTGCCCAGCTACCAGGAAATGCTGTTCATCAAGTAG
- a CDS encoding NADH-quinone oxidoreductase subunit A, whose protein sequence is MVFDILHLAIILFLIAGLAFAGGPLILAMLVAPRARGGDLGMSYECGMRPHGNAWTRFGINYYVYALLFIAFDVDVLYLFPAAAHYHATVGWGAFIEICVFLFFLVLALVYFRAKGVFTWPRKIAL, encoded by the coding sequence ATGGTTTTCGACATCCTGCATCTTGCTATCATCCTCTTCCTCATCGCGGGGCTCGCGTTCGCGGGCGGCCCGCTCATCCTCGCCATGCTCGTGGCCCCACGGGCGCGCGGCGGCGACCTGGGCATGTCCTACGAATGCGGCATGCGCCCCCACGGCAACGCCTGGACCCGCTTCGGCATCAACTACTACGTTTACGCCCTGCTGTTCATCGCCTTCGACGTGGACGTGCTGTACCTGTTCCCCGCTGCCGCCCATTACCACGCCACCGTGGGCTGGGGCGCCTTCATCGAAATCTGCGTCTTCCTGTTCTTCCTCGTGCTTGCCCTGGTCTATTTCCGCGCCAAGGGGGTGTTCACATGGCCGCGCAAGATTGCCCTGTAA
- a CDS encoding NADH-quinone oxidoreductase subunit B yields the protein MAAQDCPVRPPLIAPATGGVDAPIVNVAPVQKILDVCRAMSLWPMTFGLACCAIEMMAVGMARFDISRFGAEVFRPSPRQSDLMIVAGTVTRKMAPALVRLYEQMPAPRYVMALGNCAISGGPFNFEGQYAIVEGVDNLVPVDVYVPGCPPRPEALLEGLFQIQHKITGRRWWPVPAEISGSMGGGA from the coding sequence ATGGCCGCGCAAGATTGCCCTGTAAGGCCCCCGCTCATCGCGCCGGCCACGGGCGGAGTTGATGCACCCATCGTCAATGTGGCGCCGGTGCAGAAGATTCTGGACGTGTGCCGGGCCATGTCGCTGTGGCCCATGACCTTCGGCCTGGCCTGCTGCGCCATTGAAATGATGGCGGTGGGCATGGCCCGGTTCGACATCTCGCGCTTCGGGGCCGAAGTGTTCCGCCCCTCGCCGCGCCAGTCGGACCTGATGATCGTGGCGGGCACCGTCACCCGCAAGATGGCCCCGGCGCTGGTGCGCCTCTATGAACAGATGCCCGCGCCGCGCTACGTCATGGCGCTGGGCAACTGCGCCATCTCCGGCGGGCCGTTCAACTTCGAGGGGCAGTACGCCATCGTCGAGGGCGTGGACAATCTGGTGCCCGTGGACGTGTACGTGCCCGGCTGCCCGCCCCGGCCAGAGGCGCTGCTGGAAGGGCTGTTCCAGATCCAGCACAAGATCACGGGCCGCCGCTGGTGGCCGGTGCCTGCCGAAATCTCCGGCTCCATGGGGGGTGGCGCATGA
- a CDS encoding sialate O-acetylesterase, with product MSRRPRLLRLPVLLVLLVLPALLAAVLLAHPPLRDGLVGLARYAKARLYDYRLFDDSDLVTDVSAREPVPLQRLADGNTLYVLVMGQSNAANEVDTPLPADDLENVFIEYDGTLYPAEDPMLGGTGERGSVWSRFARLALATGRWRYVVLSVIAEGGSPLSYWLPGGPVRPKLEERLRAIQQLPIRPDYVFWFHGESDALNSLPRLLYKYDFLDLVGTLRTFGIDNPVLVSQTSLCRRYGTESVRQAQQELARQVPNVVLGPDTDEVGLPFRRDGCHFTDEGGDIVAGLWMDAMLDAEHAAE from the coding sequence ATGTCGCGCCGCCCTCGCCTGCTCCGCCTCCCTGTCCTGCTGGTCCTGCTGGTCCTGCCAGCCCTGCTGGCGGCAGTGCTGCTGGCTCACCCCCCGCTGCGCGACGGCCTGGTGGGCCTGGCCCGCTATGCCAAGGCCCGGCTGTACGACTACCGCCTGTTCGACGATTCCGACCTGGTCACCGACGTCTCCGCCCGCGAACCAGTGCCCCTGCAACGCCTGGCCGACGGCAACACCCTGTACGTGCTGGTCATGGGGCAATCCAACGCCGCCAACGAGGTGGACACCCCCCTGCCCGCCGACGACCTGGAAAACGTGTTCATCGAATACGACGGCACCCTGTACCCCGCCGAAGACCCCATGCTGGGCGGCACGGGCGAACGGGGATCGGTGTGGTCGCGCTTCGCGCGGCTGGCGCTGGCCACCGGACGCTGGCGGTACGTGGTGCTTTCGGTCATTGCCGAAGGCGGCTCGCCGCTGTCCTACTGGCTGCCCGGCGGCCCGGTGCGCCCCAAGCTGGAAGAACGTCTGCGGGCCATCCAGCAGTTGCCCATCCGGCCGGACTACGTGTTCTGGTTCCACGGCGAATCGGATGCGCTCAATTCCCTGCCGCGCCTGCTGTACAAGTACGATTTCCTCGATCTGGTAGGCACGTTGCGCACCTTCGGCATCGACAATCCGGTGCTGGTCTCGCAAACCTCGCTGTGCCGCCGCTACGGCACCGAATCGGTGCGCCAGGCCCAGCAGGAACTGGCCCGCCAGGTGCCCAACGTTGTCCTGGGGCCGGATACCGACGAAGTGGGCCTGCCCTTTCGCCGCGATGGTTGCCACTTCACCGACGAAGGCGGCGACATCGTGGCCGGGCTGTGGATGGACGCCATGCTCGATGCGGAGCACGCCGCCGAATAG